One part of the Bacillus sp. FJAT-27916 genome encodes these proteins:
- a CDS encoding GNAT family N-acetyltransferase, with protein sequence MALADYIFHKPTIETDRLVIRSMTAADVPALREWMPDKSLYTYWGKGPSKAEKNPELMFEKEAKPTKSFHLGIEEKESGNVIGDLWVYLIEKDRMASVGIRLSSKSQGKGYGTEALAATVEFCFTKTELKRLWAEVDVRNVASVRILEKCGFTREGMIRQGKMVNTWCDYYIYGILDSDI encoded by the coding sequence ATGGCGCTTGCAGATTATATTTTCCATAAACCAACTATTGAAACAGATAGATTAGTAATAAGATCGATGACCGCAGCAGATGTTCCGGCCTTGAGAGAATGGATGCCTGATAAATCTCTTTACACCTACTGGGGCAAAGGCCCAAGTAAGGCTGAGAAGAATCCGGAGCTTATGTTTGAGAAGGAAGCAAAACCAACTAAGAGTTTTCATCTAGGTATCGAGGAGAAAGAGTCTGGAAATGTTATCGGTGATCTATGGGTATATCTGATAGAGAAGGACCGCATGGCTTCTGTAGGAATCCGTCTTTCGAGTAAGTCGCAGGGTAAAGGTTATGGAACCGAGGCTCTGGCGGCTACAGTTGAATTCTGCTTCACAAAGACAGAGCTTAAGCGACTATGGGCAGAAGTAGATGTTCGAAATGTTGCTTCTGTAAGGATACTAGAAAAATGCGGATTCACAAGAGAAGGGATGATTCGGCAAGGAAAAATGGTTAATACATGGTGTGATTATTATATCTATGGCATACTTGATTCTGATATTTAA
- a CDS encoding ABC transporter permease has translation MCNGIRAEILKIRHDRTSLICSAIALCVPLLLIIKERYIPSLDDYFSWLMTTNSLYIWIFSVMSSLFITFLIQREYQDRTIINTLTAYPSRSSFIISKLSVWALWYAVTWIVALIIICIGYRILYPDEFGAAGIKLTIVLLAKSGALSFLAFTPLLWVAIKQRTSFYPSVLMGLLFTAIMMAGSQASGNMILVACLIPWSAVSIASLIPDMTNGYFIVSGISIVLCAVIGIFLAIYAFSRQDQ, from the coding sequence ATGTGTAACGGAATACGTGCAGAAATTTTAAAGATAAGGCATGACAGAACATCTCTTATCTGTTCCGCTATCGCCCTGTGCGTCCCGCTTCTACTGATTATAAAAGAAAGATATATTCCGTCCTTAGACGATTATTTCAGCTGGCTCATGACAACCAACAGCCTTTATATATGGATATTCTCCGTCATGAGCAGTTTATTTATTACTTTTCTCATACAGCGAGAATACCAGGACCGTACAATCATCAATACATTGACCGCATATCCTTCCAGGTCATCTTTTATTATAAGTAAACTAAGCGTCTGGGCGCTTTGGTATGCAGTCACATGGATAGTGGCTTTGATAATAATATGTATTGGTTATAGAATATTGTATCCAGATGAGTTCGGGGCAGCAGGCATCAAGCTGACCATAGTGCTTCTCGCGAAAAGCGGGGCCTTAAGTTTCCTGGCATTTACCCCTCTATTATGGGTCGCCATTAAACAACGGACTTCCTTTTATCCATCAGTTTTGATGGGGCTTTTATTCACCGCTATCATGATGGCCGGCTCACAGGCATCAGGAAATATGATTTTAGTCGCATGCCTCATTCCATGGTCAGCCGTATCAATTGCGAGTCTGATTCCGGACATGACGAATGGTTATTTCATTGTTTCAGGAATCTCCATTGTCCTTTGCGCAGTAATCGGCATATTTTTAGCGATTTATGCTTTTTCACGGCAGGATCAGTAA
- a CDS encoding helix-turn-helix domain-containing protein: MLNENIKAIRKSKGLSQEELAIKLNVVRQTISKWEQGLSVPDSDMLISISEVLETPVSTLLGETVTESKVDDVKAISEKLEIINLQLAQRKIMRKKTFHWLLISLCVVIVIISAVLIVLNSPYLEWNYSDPETAVVGVTFHAFEWLFVRFAPIIFIGAIIGFFLTRKKL; the protein is encoded by the coding sequence ATGTTAAACGAAAATATTAAAGCAATCAGAAAATCAAAAGGTCTTTCGCAGGAAGAACTTGCTATCAAGCTGAATGTGGTGCGACAAACAATCTCTAAATGGGAGCAGGGATTGTCAGTTCCTGATTCTGATATGTTGATTTCCATATCAGAGGTGCTTGAAACACCGGTGAGTACGTTGCTTGGAGAAACTGTTACTGAGTCGAAGGTTGATGACGTAAAAGCTATTTCCGAAAAACTGGAGATTATAAACTTGCAGCTCGCACAGAGGAAGATTATGAGAAAAAAGACGTTTCATTGGCTGCTTATCTCATTGTGTGTGGTCATAGTGATTATTTCAGCGGTCTTAATCGTATTGAACAGTCCTTACTTAGAATGGAATTATAGTGACCCTGAAACCGCCGTTGTCGGAGTAACTTTTCACGCATTTGAATGGCTGTTTGTCAGGTTTGCACCGATTATCTTTATTGGGGCAATCATTGGATTCTTTTTGACACGGAAGAAATTATAA
- the guaA gene encoding glutamine-hydrolyzing GMP synthase — protein MVETTDLPIQEMVVVLDFGSQYNQLITRRIREFGVYSELHPHTITVDEIKKLNPKGIIFSGGPNSVYDKTALSCDERIFDLGIPVMGICYGMQLMTQHFGGKVERASKREYGKSDIHVNHESVLFKGLPEDQTVWMSHGDHVVTAPEGFAVDATNPSCPIAAMSDDSRQLYAVQFHPEVRHSEYGNDLLKNFVFGACGCKGDWSMANFIEMEMEKIRQTVGDKQVLCALSGGVDSSVVAVLIHKAIGDQLTCIFVDHGLLRKGEAEGVMKTFSEGFNMNVIKVDAKERFMSKLAGVSDPEQKRKIIGNEFIYVFDDEATKLEGIDYLAQGTLYTDIIESGTATAQTIKSHHNVGGLPEDMQFQLIEPLNTLFKDEVRALGTELGIPDEIVWRQPFPGPGLGIRVLGEVTEEKLEIVRESDAILREEIRLAGLDRDIWQYFTVLPDIRSVGVMGDARTYDYTIGIRAVTSIDGMTSDWARIPWDVLEKISTRIVNEVDHINRVVYDITSKPPATIEWE, from the coding sequence ATGGTAGAAACAACAGATCTTCCAATTCAGGAAATGGTTGTCGTCCTTGATTTTGGAAGCCAGTATAATCAGTTAATCACGCGGAGAATTCGTGAATTCGGTGTGTATAGTGAACTGCACCCGCACACTATCACCGTTGATGAGATCAAGAAATTGAATCCGAAAGGAATTATTTTCTCCGGAGGGCCAAACAGCGTTTATGATAAAACGGCTCTCTCTTGTGATGAACGCATCTTTGATTTGGGCATTCCAGTCATGGGTATTTGCTATGGCATGCAATTAATGACACAGCACTTCGGCGGGAAGGTAGAGCGTGCCAGCAAGCGTGAGTACGGCAAATCTGACATCCATGTCAACCATGAATCCGTCTTGTTCAAAGGTCTTCCAGAAGATCAAACAGTATGGATGAGCCATGGTGACCATGTTGTAACAGCACCAGAAGGATTCGCGGTCGATGCAACGAACCCATCATGTCCGATTGCGGCAATGAGCGATGATAGCCGCCAGCTATATGCGGTTCAATTCCATCCAGAAGTACGCCACTCTGAATACGGAAATGACTTGCTTAAAAACTTCGTATTTGGCGCATGTGGCTGTAAAGGCGACTGGTCTATGGCCAACTTCATCGAAATGGAAATGGAGAAAATCCGCCAAACGGTTGGGGACAAGCAAGTTCTTTGCGCACTCAGCGGCGGTGTAGATTCCTCCGTTGTAGCTGTATTGATCCATAAAGCCATCGGTGACCAATTGACATGTATCTTCGTTGATCATGGTCTTCTACGTAAAGGCGAAGCAGAAGGCGTTATGAAAACCTTCAGCGAAGGCTTTAACATGAACGTTATCAAAGTAGACGCGAAAGAACGCTTCATGTCTAAGCTTGCTGGTGTCAGCGACCCAGAACAAAAACGTAAAATCATCGGTAACGAATTCATCTATGTATTCGATGATGAAGCAACTAAATTAGAAGGTATTGATTACTTAGCGCAAGGTACACTCTATACAGATATCATTGAGAGTGGTACAGCAACTGCGCAAACAATCAAATCCCACCACAATGTCGGCGGGCTTCCTGAAGACATGCAATTCCAATTGATCGAACCATTGAACACACTCTTCAAAGACGAGGTTCGTGCACTAGGAACAGAACTGGGCATTCCAGATGAAATCGTTTGGAGACAGCCGTTCCCAGGCCCAGGTCTTGGAATCCGCGTGCTTGGCGAAGTAACAGAAGAAAAGCTTGAAATCGTCAGAGAATCTGATGCTATCCTTCGTGAAGAAATCCGCCTAGCTGGACTTGACCGCGACATTTGGCAATACTTCACCGTACTTCCTGACATCCGCAGCGTCGGCGTTATGGGCGATGCGCGCACATATGACTACACAATCGGAATTCGTGCCGTCACTTCCATCGATGGAATGACATCTGACTGGGCACGTATCCCATGGGACGTGCTTGAGAAAATCTCTACACGTATCGTAAACGAAGTCGACCACATCAACCGCGTGGTGTATGATATTACATCTAAGCCGCCTGCGACGATTGAATGGGAATAA
- a CDS encoding DUF4129 domain-containing transglutaminase family protein, with amino-acid sequence MEGAGETMINQMHAGIRLLLFFFTFLLFLEWLRPVEEVTDTSNMGYFIVYAALLVVLYAFKVSWKWTVPVSFFYMSICLYMLHYRALTMMEDESWLRLLFVDLADGIRDSFTADLDGLTPGFRTFLFLLIIWMLCYLLHYWVMVKQRLFLFLFLTFLYVTVLDTFTPYDGDGAIVRLVICGFAVLGALALIRLFTQHGLPYSIKKMGIWVSALAGMITLGVLVGFAAPKPQAIWPDPVAFIKSTSEKYGSDRKRIGYGVNDQKLGGDFIGDNSVVFTAKSPVRTNWKVEHKTVYTGKGWLSSRSNTAEAIYYDDENIGLYDYIGELENNESIAELDVEIDHGHIPYPDPMYIQSISVNGDEDPQELLYSEGTSRITPYEEEGVEGERIEEISIAFMSPTFYLDALRANGREDYDESYLGEYTQLPSSLPERVRDLAFEIVSENAESDSVYDQVKAIEEYLRGEKFTYSQAGVAYPAEGQDYVDQFLFETNIGYCDNFSTSMVVLLRSLGIPTRWVKGYTAGLSTYDSAVGGTVYEVTNNNAHSWPEVFFPNTGWVPFEPTKGFNPEARFLETFEQQEQEQNETEETERQEEERTTVPERSDEGGGTDKSFDLASMVDFLKESWKAVAGSVLALGILTAIIYRFRGKWVPRLWVIYYKRSKSDERFSKAYLRLLAELARFGIKRQEGQTLREYARYVDQFFGTVEMKILTAEYERILYSGAGSMAEWQEYEKTWEKMILKTIA; translated from the coding sequence ATGGAAGGAGCTGGGGAGACGATGATCAATCAAATGCATGCTGGTATACGCCTTCTTTTATTCTTCTTTACATTCCTGCTTTTCTTGGAATGGCTTAGGCCGGTTGAAGAGGTAACTGACACATCCAATATGGGTTATTTCATCGTCTATGCAGCCCTCCTCGTTGTACTTTATGCCTTTAAAGTATCATGGAAGTGGACTGTACCGGTCTCGTTCTTTTATATGAGCATTTGCTTATATATGCTCCATTACCGGGCTCTTACAATGATGGAGGATGAGAGCTGGCTTCGGCTGCTCTTTGTTGATCTGGCAGATGGAATCCGGGATTCATTCACAGCAGATTTGGATGGTCTGACACCTGGATTCCGAACGTTCCTTTTCCTTCTGATTATATGGATGCTCTGCTATCTCCTTCATTATTGGGTAATGGTAAAGCAGCGCCTCTTTTTGTTCCTGTTCCTGACCTTCTTGTACGTGACGGTGCTTGATACCTTCACACCCTATGATGGGGATGGGGCAATTGTTCGGCTTGTCATTTGTGGTTTTGCCGTGCTCGGTGCATTGGCGCTGATTCGTCTCTTTACCCAGCATGGCCTCCCTTATTCAATAAAGAAAATGGGTATCTGGGTTTCTGCGCTTGCGGGCATGATTACCTTAGGTGTATTGGTTGGCTTTGCAGCGCCGAAGCCGCAGGCTATTTGGCCGGACCCGGTTGCTTTCATTAAATCAACCTCAGAAAAGTATGGGTCTGACCGTAAGCGGATTGGGTATGGAGTGAATGATCAGAAGCTCGGCGGAGACTTCATTGGCGATAATTCAGTCGTGTTTACCGCAAAGTCGCCAGTTCGAACCAATTGGAAGGTTGAGCATAAGACCGTCTATACGGGTAAGGGCTGGTTAAGCAGCAGAAGTAATACTGCAGAGGCCATATATTATGATGATGAGAATATTGGTTTGTATGATTATATTGGAGAACTGGAGAATAACGAGTCAATAGCCGAACTTGATGTTGAAATTGACCATGGACATATACCTTATCCAGATCCGATGTATATCCAAAGCATTTCCGTGAATGGAGATGAAGACCCGCAGGAATTACTCTATTCTGAGGGAACATCGCGCATAACGCCATATGAAGAGGAAGGTGTTGAGGGGGAGCGGATTGAAGAGATCAGTATTGCCTTCATGAGTCCGACCTTCTATTTGGATGCCTTGAGAGCGAATGGGAGGGAGGATTATGACGAGTCGTATTTAGGTGAATATACACAATTGCCTTCTTCGCTGCCGGAGAGAGTAAGGGATTTGGCTTTTGAGATTGTCTCTGAGAATGCAGAGTCAGATTCTGTTTATGACCAAGTCAAAGCAATTGAGGAATATTTACGGGGAGAGAAGTTTACGTACAGTCAGGCTGGAGTCGCTTATCCAGCTGAAGGTCAAGACTATGTTGACCAATTTCTGTTTGAGACAAATATCGGCTATTGTGATAATTTCTCAACTTCGATGGTTGTCCTGCTCCGTTCATTAGGAATACCGACGCGCTGGGTAAAAGGGTATACAGCCGGGTTATCAACCTATGATAGTGCTGTGGGAGGCACAGTGTATGAAGTGACAAATAATAATGCTCATTCATGGCCGGAAGTCTTCTTCCCGAACACGGGCTGGGTGCCGTTTGAGCCGACGAAAGGCTTTAATCCGGAAGCGCGTTTCCTGGAGACATTTGAACAACAGGAACAAGAACAAAATGAGACAGAAGAAACAGAGCGGCAAGAAGAAGAGAGAACGACTGTCCCTGAGCGTTCGGATGAAGGCGGCGGCACAGACAAATCCTTTGACCTGGCTTCAATGGTTGATTTCTTGAAGGAATCGTGGAAAGCCGTTGCGGGCAGTGTGCTTGCATTAGGGATTTTGACTGCGATTATCTATCGCTTTAGGGGTAAATGGGTTCCGCGTCTTTGGGTAATCTATTATAAACGGTCCAAATCAGACGAGAGATTCTCGAAAGCCTATCTGCGCTTGCTTGCTGAATTGGCCCGCTTCGGGATTAAGCGGCAAGAGGGACAGACCTTGCGCGAGTATGCGCGATATGTGGACCAATTCTTTGGGACCGTTGAGATGAAGATACTGACAGCGGAATACGAGCGTATTCTTTATTCGGGGGCAGGTTCTATGGCAGAATGGCAGGAGTATGAAAAAACGTGGGAAAAGATGATTTTGAAAACAATTGCTTGA
- a CDS encoding ABC transporter ATP-binding protein, protein MNDFVLATRKLTKAFGNQLAVNDVNIHVKPGHIYGLIGRNGSGKTTIMKMVLGLSKKTDGEILIFGKAPERNAHEVYHRIGSTIETPGFYPNMTARENLEVFASLRGTIDDQSIRKALHTVELPYEDKKHFSQYSLGMKQRLGIANAIMHNPDFLILDEPANGLDPIGIADIRNLIKSLSRDYGKTILISSHQLTEMEQMITQVGFIHNGKLLKECDYEDLLKRRGNYISVKTSDIKKACAILRQQLNIDDYSAKENGVVEIFDLTHDPSAINRALIMAEVDVSAIGLKTNGLEEYFSSLIGSGEHV, encoded by the coding sequence ATGAACGATTTCGTATTGGCAACAAGAAAACTGACAAAAGCATTCGGCAATCAGTTAGCAGTTAACGACGTGAATATACATGTGAAGCCCGGACATATATACGGCTTGATTGGCCGAAATGGGTCAGGGAAAACAACCATTATGAAGATGGTCTTAGGCCTATCGAAAAAGACAGATGGGGAGATTTTGATCTTCGGCAAGGCGCCGGAAAGAAATGCGCATGAGGTTTATCATCGAATTGGATCCACCATTGAAACTCCTGGTTTTTATCCAAATATGACAGCACGGGAGAATCTCGAGGTATTTGCCAGCCTAAGAGGAACCATTGATGACCAATCAATCAGAAAGGCTCTCCATACCGTTGAGCTCCCCTATGAGGACAAGAAGCATTTCTCCCAATATTCACTTGGGATGAAACAAAGGCTGGGCATCGCCAATGCCATCATGCACAATCCGGACTTCCTTATATTAGACGAACCGGCGAATGGGCTTGATCCGATTGGGATTGCGGATATAAGAAATCTGATTAAGTCACTAAGCCGCGATTATGGAAAGACCATTCTTATCTCAAGCCATCAACTGACGGAGATGGAACAAATGATTACACAGGTGGGGTTTATCCATAATGGTAAGCTCTTAAAAGAATGCGATTATGAAGACTTGCTAAAAAGACGAGGAAACTATATATCTGTCAAAACATCTGACATAAAAAAAGCATGCGCCATATTGAGGCAGCAATTAAATATAGATGACTATTCAGCAAAGGAAAATGGAGTAGTGGAAATCTTCGACCTGACTCATGACCCATCTGCCATAAACCGAGCGCTAATCATGGCGGAAGTAGATGTATCAGCAATCGGGCTAAAAACGAATGGACTGGAGGAGTATTTCTCCAGCCTGATAGGGAGTGGAGAACATGTGTAA
- a CDS encoding DUF58 domain-containing protein — MKKLRLRLEKWSKLIMLVFLLALTFSYAMFQGGFVSWFLFYSFLPFGVYALVILLYPLNDFHVERIAGDGALRAGDSLEMRILLKRQYAVPILYISVEELLPRNLDISSGSAKKNALVFIGFKREYELSYTLKNLARGEHEFSDIVLRTGDLLGIVEKERVVKAQETVLVLPRTVQLSIRQFKSEYEYGQRTNLYKHRQETSMVSGIRDYEPGDRMVTIDWKSSAKGVGLKSKNFEENHSSDSFLMINSISEYHVFEEMVTFTASLAEAVLEKGMRVGIWARGDHDQLIEVKEGKVHREHILHFLARLQALEIGESAYAPPNRSIPEHASLIFITSELNISMVQAYTRLSDGKRPLTILFFQQDAKREMEKSEEDAYYYAANHGVNISIVRDKSEWNVWKELGRR; from the coding sequence ATGAAGAAGCTCCGTTTACGATTGGAGAAATGGTCGAAGCTGATTATGCTCGTGTTTTTGCTGGCATTGACCTTTTCTTATGCGATGTTCCAAGGAGGGTTTGTCAGTTGGTTCCTCTTTTACAGCTTCCTCCCCTTTGGTGTGTATGCCTTAGTCATTCTTCTTTATCCATTAAATGATTTTCATGTTGAACGGATAGCAGGGGATGGTGCGCTTCGTGCGGGTGATTCGTTAGAGATGCGGATTCTCCTCAAACGACAGTATGCGGTGCCAATCTTGTACATAAGCGTGGAAGAGTTACTTCCGAGAAATCTTGATATTTCATCTGGCAGTGCAAAGAAGAATGCACTGGTTTTCATCGGTTTCAAGAGAGAGTATGAGCTTTCTTATACATTAAAGAATCTGGCGCGCGGGGAGCATGAGTTCTCCGATATCGTTCTGCGTACTGGTGACCTGCTTGGAATAGTAGAGAAGGAGCGGGTAGTGAAAGCGCAAGAGACAGTACTCGTTCTGCCTAGAACTGTCCAGCTTTCAATCCGCCAGTTTAAGAGCGAATATGAGTATGGGCAGCGTACCAATCTGTATAAGCACAGGCAAGAGACGTCGATGGTGTCAGGTATTCGGGATTATGAGCCTGGCGATCGCATGGTCACGATTGATTGGAAATCGAGTGCAAAGGGAGTGGGCCTCAAATCAAAGAATTTTGAGGAGAATCATAGCAGTGATAGTTTCCTGATGATTAATAGCATTAGTGAGTACCATGTATTCGAGGAGATGGTCACCTTTACAGCATCCTTGGCAGAGGCTGTGCTTGAGAAGGGAATGCGTGTTGGAATCTGGGCCAGGGGGGACCATGATCAATTGATTGAGGTGAAAGAGGGCAAAGTGCATCGTGAGCATATCTTGCATTTCCTGGCACGTCTGCAGGCATTGGAGATAGGGGAGTCTGCTTACGCTCCTCCGAACCGGTCGATTCCTGAGCATGCTTCATTAATCTTCATTACCTCAGAACTGAATATATCAATGGTGCAAGCCTATACACGTCTATCCGATGGGAAGCGCCCCTTGACTATTTTGTTCTTTCAGCAGGATGCGAAGAGGGAAATGGAGAAGTCTGAAGAGGATGCATATTATTATGCGGCGAATCATGGGGTAAATATATCTATCGTTCGCGACAAGAGTGAGTGGAATGTATGGAAGGAGCTGGGGAGACGATGA